A single genomic interval of Drosophila virilis strain 15010-1051.87 chromosome 2, Dvir_AGI_RSII-ME, whole genome shotgun sequence harbors:
- the VhaAC45RP gene encoding V-type proton ATPase subunit S1, with protein sequence MQLIAVGVFISLVLGSSAAISGPYLFWGHDKVTNLQPQALVDASTREQPLTQLFKDAKAIIIFLRNATSRLEGIKYPKFQNLVKNNAWTYMPQRNLAVEPFIYNANIEVINLTGQSEEDDAELLTGYNDALTVYGHGEVLGILASREEEAHYLAKREAKDEGKEEATTTQSTPTETEVTHVYIAEGNKAVLALNGPPELRLSNETLLLEEHNKLITFDDQRSKGFGRLSITFMYNSEKCTLRFKFSLLRGTWHLRNVEVEYRDYKAVLPAIGNEYTLPSAPLDFSFRCSSEELLFTNINSNSNETQMSLLLTDYQVQPWLNGRKEFGDVYDCVGFISAPILAGLLVVFFLLGILSLGISAMLSIHTPNRFESSRNKQLTFTVQE encoded by the exons ATGCAGCTAATTGCAGTTGGGGTTTTTATAAGTCTGGTGCTCGGCTCCAGCGCGGCCATAAGCGGACCGTATCTGTTTTGGGGTCACGACAAAGTAACCAATTTGCAACCCCAAGCGTTAGTCGACGCCAGTACCAGGGAGCAGCCGCTGACGCAACTGTTCAAGGATGCCAAggcaataattatttttttgcgcAATGCCACAAGCCGCCTGGAGGGCATCAAGTATCCCAAGTTTCAAAATCTGGTGAAGAATAACGCGTGGACATATATGCCGCAGCGTAACCTGGCCGTAGAGCCCTTTATCTACAACGCCAACATTGAG GTCATCAACCTGACCGGGCAGAGCGAGGAGGACGACGCGGAGCTGCTGACGGGCTACAATGATGCGCTAACCGTTTATGGCCATGGTGAAGTGCTAGGCATACTAGCAAGTCGCGAGGAAGAGGCACACTATCTGGCCAAGCGCGAAGCCAAGGACGAGGGCAAAGAGGAGGCCACAACCACACAGTCAACGCCAACTGAGACGGAGGTGACACACGTCTACATAGCCGAGGGCAATAAGGCGGTCTTGGCCCTAAACGGACCACCCGAGCTACGCTTGAGCAACGagacgctgctgctggaggagcacaacaaattaatcaCCTTCGATGATCAGCGCTCCAAGGGCTTTGGACGTCTGAGCATTACCTTCATGTACAACAGCGAGAAGTGCACGCTCCGATTTAAGTTCTCGCTGCTGCGCGGCACCTGGCATCTGCGCAACGTGGAAGTGGAATACCGGGATTATAAGGCCGTATTGCCGGCAATTGGTAATGAGTATACGCTGCCATCGGCACCGCTAGACTTCTCGTTCCGCTGTTCCTCCGAAGAGCTGCTCTTCACCaatatcaacagcaacagcaatgagACGCAGATGAGTCTGCTGCTGACCGATTACCAAGTGCAGCCCTGGCTAAATGGCCGCAAGGAGTTTGGCGATGTCTACGACTGCGTTGGCTTCATCTCGGCTCCCATTCTGGCCGGCCTGCTGGTGGTCTTCTTTCTGTTGGGCATCCTCTCACTGGGTATTTCTGCCATGCTGAGCATTCACACGCCAAATCGCTTTGAGAGCTCCCGCAATAAGCAGCTGACTTTCACAGTGCAGGAGTAG